In Apostichopus japonicus isolate 1M-3 chromosome 5, ASM3797524v1, whole genome shotgun sequence, a single window of DNA contains:
- the LOC139967874 gene encoding uncharacterized protein, with protein MDNILDKRRRKRLREIHSHFHNKVSPEDLLDRLPCISLPADMQRIRKYARNEGDVCANRELCSCLVGKTGWYDQLIEALEEIGPVEILEMMKSDKEGSLLSPTPVVRSPVGQTTHRISENQLPPSNQRSISEDTPVSDLPAGVRAALKLLDQDVGMSRNWENLANCFGMTWEERNELEALDNRSARMVEMWHQKNPSQANLGNLISRLCSIERLDVVSKIKVITQEDGAGSNRQLSSQQDQENFFQSIEKHHHYENNLKGHRRQELDLKDQSDALQKWNNSTRTSPGTHFTSDGMKTVNKQPMPVQGHPPQQSHRPPDNRMKDPSRDLMKEPLRATTGEGHARKEEKNQKRSMGNYEIKASYPSVNMPGMETSFNNSTAKPHSTCEYGSEPQQNNTSLVQQKEPTAASKLGMAGNIGRSPQQANRNRTEHDAGTVKFDKSENTPQGPQSVSSLSPVAPKSQPVRGQKSTTSSSETGAENGSPGRTPSATPKRLNAEAAENIRPRPPSGNLPVSRVTPPSSPVKELIRSSETCTDKVSPPRLTPKSTPEKGSDVSTKKENCVQLGNSSNGYSDTNDLGSGCESSKIKVEADISSSSPKSLASTDVVLCKSEDILMSEASSSDSSKLEASQPQSTTANPRKEATSMTGIPENQTRDVGDRGKKKHAENISQSEATDHNRQQTTTILVEDDEKAYSLVKNSRDDKMVETPGVGLQGEHFVRCREEEKVTSGISEMQTKDKLKSEEPDDIPSCSVRDIKRGGDITTLNQVGHLDNHASNTPSHEEGDFKIHPLTSQEAGPRKRTDYGPNIDGSNEMVMERNKSKGIPQTTADSTAKVLETNDNNANETQEVVGRVESEPQQATSSDCGPQPLRIRDASEVLLPIMSAFIFKMGFSTADMFTGNSLANQW; from the exons CAAAGAATAAGAAAGTATGCTCGCAACGAAGGTGATGTATGCGCCAACAGAGAGCTTTGCTCCTGCTTAGTAGGGAAGACAGGATGGTATGACCAACTTATAGAAGCCTTGGAGGAAATAGGTCCTGTTGAAATTCTCGAGATGATGAAGTCTGATAAAGAAG GTAGCTTACTCTCTCCTACTCCTGTTGTCCGGTCACCTGTGGGTCAGACCACACACAGGATCTCAGAGAACCAACTACCACCCTCTAATCAGAGGTCGATCTCGGAAGACACTCCAGTGTCAGATTTGCCAGCTGGTGTGAGAGCCGCCCTCAAATTGTTAGATCAAGATGTTGGTATGAGCCGCAACTGGGAAAACTTAGCTAATTGTtttg GTATGACTTGGGAAGAAAGGAATGAGCTTGAAGCTTTGGACAATCGTTCTGCTCGCATGGTTGAAATGTGGCATCAGAAAAACCCTTCCCAAGCCAACCTTGGAAACTTAATTTCGAGACTTTGTAGTATTGAAAGGCTTGACGTGGTCTCAAAAATTAAGGTG ATTACACAAGAAGATGGTGCTGGCTCAAATCGGCAGTTATCATCCCAACAAGATCAAGAAAATTTCTTTCAGAGCATTGAGAAACATCATCACtatgaaaacaatttgaaaggACACCGAAGGCAGGAACTTGACCTGAAAGAT CAAAGTGATGCATTGCAGAAGTGGAATAATTCAACAAGGACATCCCCGGGTACACATTTTACCAGTGATGGAATGAAGACAGTTAATAAGCAACCGATGCCTGTCCAGGGCCATCCACCTCAACAGTCCCATAGACCACCTGACAACAGAATGAAAGATCCCAGCAGAGATCTGATGAAGGAACCTCTAAGAGCAACAACCGGTGAGGGTCACGcaaggaaggaagagaaaaaccAAAAGAGATCAATGGGGAACTATGAGATAAAAGCATCATATCCATCAGTTAATATGCCTGGTATGGAAACATCATTCAACAATTCTACTGCTAAACCTCATAGTACCTGCGAATATGGTTCAGAACCACAGCAGAACAACACAAGTCTGGTGCAGCAGAAAGAACCAACTGCTGCATCAAAGCTGGGGATGGCAGGTAACATTGGTCGCTCACCGCAGCAAGCTAACAGAAACCGCACTGAACATGATGCAGGCActgtaaaatttgataaatcaGAGAATACTCCACAAGGACCACAGTCTGTTAGTTCGTTAAGCCCTGTTGCACCAAAATCACAGCCTGTGCGAGGCCAGAAGAGTACTACCAGCTCCTCAGAAACAGGTGCGGAGAATGGATCACCTGGTCGTACACCAAGTGCAACTCCAAAGAGACTGAATGCTGAGGCTGCTGAAAATATAAGACCCAGACCTCCATCAGGAAACTTACCAGTCAGCCGTGTCACACCACCATCATCGCCTGTGAAAGAGCTGATACGGTCCTCGGAAACATGTACAGACAAAGTATCACCTCCTCGTCTTACACCAAAGTCAACTCCAGAGAAAGGAAGTGATGTCTCTACCAAGAAGGAGAACTGTGTACAGTTGGGAAACAGCAGCAACGGTTACTCAGATACTAATGACTTAGGCAGTGGATGTGAAAGTTCCAAAATCAAGGTGGAGGCCGATATTAGCAGTAGTTCCCCAAAAAGCCTAGCTAGCACAGACGTTGTTCTATGTAAATCTGAGGATATCCTTATGTCTGAGGCTAGTTCATCGGATTCTAGTAAGCTTGAAGCCAGTCAACCTCAGTCTACAACAGCGAATCCAAGAAAGGAGGCCACATCCATGACAGGGATCCctgaaaatcaaaccagagATGTAGGAGATAGAGGGAAAAAGAAACATGCAGAAAATATTAGTCAAAGTGAGGCAACTGATCACAACAGACAGCAGACCACAACAATATTGGTGGAAGACGATGAGAAAGCTTACAGTTTGGTCAAAAATTCAAGAGATGATAAAATGGTAGAAACGCCCGGCGTTGGGTTACAAGGTGAACATTTTGTTAGATGTCGAGAAGAAGAGAAGGTAACTTCAGGAATATCTGAAATGCAAACAAAAGACAAATTAAAATCTGAAGAGCCTGATGATATTCCTTCTTGCAGTGTAAGGGACATCAAAAGGGGTGGAGATATAACTACTCTGAACCAAGTAGGACACTTAGATAATCATGCTAGTAACACTCCAAGTCACGAAGAGGGAGATTTCAAAATACATCCATTAACATCACAGGAAGCTGGTCCCAGGAAAAGGACCGATTATGGTCCCAACATTGATGGCTCCAACGAAATGGTCATGGAGAGGAATAAAAGTAAGGGGATACCCCAGACAACTGCAGATAGCACTGCAAAAGTTCTGGAAACGAATGATAATAATGCAAATGAAACCCAGGAGGTGGTTGGCAGAGTTGAATCAGAACCACAACAGGCCACTTCTTCAGATTGTGGTCCTCAGCCTCTTAGAATTAGGGATGCAAGTGAGGTTTTGTTGCCCATAATGTCAGCTTTCATATTTAAAATGGGATTTTCAACTGCAGACATGTTTACAGGGAATAGCTTAGCAAATCAGTGGTGA